The segment CTACCTCTATATCTATCTCTGAGGTGTTTGGGTTTTGCAAAACTCCATAGACATGCAGAAGAGAAATGCTATCCCCACTCCGACCAAGATAGAACTTTTACCAAAAGTTTATTGTGATCTTTTTGTTCAAATAACAATTAAGGTGAAGCAGGGTCAGGAACAATGAATCTCTTTATGATAAACAGATCCATTTTGCAAGTTCGTTATTACGGGTAGTTCCTACAAAGAATCGGACTAATGACGTATACAATGCTTGAATTATCGATGTAGATGCTACATAGTGGGTTCTCATCCTTCAGAGACTACGAGTGTAATAGGAGCATCCGTTGACAAAAGGATCACCCTAAGATGATCATCTCATGGCTATTGGGAACGAATCAAATCAGATGGTTCTATTTCTCAACCTTTCTGACTTGCTCCTACGGAACCAAGGTCGAAAGGATTGAAAAAGTCAGTCATTCACAACCACTGATGAAGGATTCCTCGAAAAGTTAAGGATTAGTAGTTCTTTTTCGAAATCGATTTCGAAAAAGAATGGATTCGGTCTTATACATACGCGAGGAAGGTaatcaaaaaagagagaagacgagttcttctttcttttatcacTTAGGAGCCGTGCGAGATGAAAGTCTCATGCACGGTTTTGCATGAGAGAAAGAAGCGAGGAATCCTCTTTTCGACTCTGACTCCCCCACTCCAGTCGTTGCTTTTCTTTCTGTTACTTCGAAAGTAGCTGCTTCAGCTTCAGCCACGCGAATTCTCGATATTCCTTTTTATTTCTCATCAAACGAATGGCATCTTCTTCTGGAAATCCTAGCTATTCTTAGCATGATTTTGGGGAATCTCCTTGCTATTACTCAAACAAGCATGAAACGTATGCTTGCATATTCGTCCATAGGGCAAATCGGATATGTAATTATTGGAATAATTGTTGGAGACTCAAATGATGGATATGCAAGCATGATAACTTATATGCTGTTCTATATCTCCATGAATCTAGGAACTTTTGCTTGCATTGTATTATTTGGTCTACGTACCGGAACTGATAACATTCGAGATTATGCAGGATTATACACGAAAGATCCTTTTTTGGCTCTCTCTTTAGCCCTATGTCTCTTATCCCTAGGAGGCCTTCCTCCACTAGCAGGTTTCTTCGGAAAACTCTATCTATTCTGGTGTGGATGGCAAGCAGGCCTATATTTCTTGGTTTCAATAGGACTCCTTACGAGCGTTCTTTCTATCTACTATTATCTAAAAATAATCAAGTTATTAATGACTGGACGAAACCAAGAAATAACCCCTTATGTGCGAAATTATAGAAGATCCCCTTTAAGATCAAACAATTCCATCGAATTGAGTATGACTGTATGTGTGATAGCATCTACTATACCAGGAATATCAATGAACCCCATTCTTGCAATTGCTCAGGATACCCTCTTTTAGCTGCTAGGTCTATTTCTTAGTTCAAGATCCCTCTTACTAACTGGAATAAAAGAATTAGTAGATCTGTTCCGCCCAAAATGGGAATGGGCGCTAGGGTTATGAACTTATAATCATGGAATCGACTCGATCATCAGATTATAAGTTCATTCCATACCGAACCAGACCGTGCACATTCTTATTATGAGAAGGGGTCATTCGAGCCTATGGAAATAGGATACTCTGTTTACATAGAAATCCCTACGTCCTTACATTCTATTTAGGATTAGGAATAGGTGTAATCAGACCTGCTTTTGACATATCTATCCTATTCTTATTTGGGTACCATATGCACCTCTTTGGGCTTCTATTGAATCGAGAAATTGGATTGTACATCTTTCATCTTTTTGATTTTGATATCGATTTTGATACATATAAGGTGTCCTACGGATAATGCAAATCGAAGCTATTTGATGTCTGACTCAGGCCTATATGACCGATCGATCGAAATACTCCAAGACTCCACCTTTGTCATATATTCCATATATCACATTAGATAGATATCATATTCATGGAATACGATTCACTTTCAAGATGCCTTGATGGTGAAATGGTAGACACGCGAGACTCAAAATCTCGTGCTGAAGAGCGTGGAGGTTCGAGTCCTCTTCAAGGCATAATATGGAGAATGCTCATTCAATGAGCATTCCCCGTAGAAGTATTCCGGAAATCTGGGCCTGGCGCTCTCCTCTATCTTCTGAGGTCCTTAACCATCTCCCTGAGAAAAGTAGACAGTAAAAGCCAAAATAGACTAAATATATATAGCCTGAACGATCCTAAAAATCCCTCGAAGGAGATAATAAAGAACCCAAAGCAGATGGTATCCTACTGCAAGGGTGGTCTTAAGAATCCAAAAGAGGTTGCTCAGAAGAGATAGATGTATCCCAACCTCTATTGCTCTCG is part of the Triticum urartu cultivar G1812 unplaced genomic scaffold, Tu2.1 TuUngrouped_contig_7499, whole genome shotgun sequence genome and harbors:
- the LOC125531574 gene encoding NAD(P)H-quinone oxidoreductase subunit 2 A, chloroplastic-like, which produces MDSVLYIREEEKEARNPLFDSDSPTPVVAFLSVTSKVAASASATRILDIPFYFSSNEWHLLLEILAILSMILGNLLAITQTSMKRMLAYSSIGQIGYVIIGIIVGDSNDGYASMITYMLFYISMNLGTFACIVLFGLRTGTDNIRDYAGLYTKDPFLALSLALCLLSLGGLPPLAGFFGKLYLFWCGWQAGLYFLVSIGLLTSVLSIYYYLKIIKLLMTGRNQEITPYVRNYRRSPLRSNNSIELSMTVCVIASTIPGISMNPILAIAQDTLF